A window from Mangifera indica cultivar Alphonso unplaced genomic scaffold, CATAS_Mindica_2.1 Un_0016, whole genome shotgun sequence encodes these proteins:
- the LOC123205824 gene encoding receptor-like serine/threonine-protein kinase ALE2 isoform X2 encodes MRDLEMGLKLALLLIEISVIITAFSVDGSAVTFALPPRRLPQNSFPVHSVRPGQAPLMPQAGHSHHSIRPSSIALAPSMPSFRDPPKKWLHGPASGPSYFIPSATNRWQGPSISPFHSPFALAPSWSSHAPAASEIIPSGHFSMPFLQPTVSPMSSFYKKKKAPSPSIVMTLPPPPPNGDCAMVTCTEPLTYTPPGSACGCVRPIQVKLRLGIAIYTFFPLVSELAEEIAASVGLNHSQVRIMGANAASQQLEKSTVLINLVPRGVKFKDTTAFSIYRKFWKRQMSIKASLFGPYEVLYVRYPGLPPSPPLAQSDISSTNDGPYDSGDNSGQAIKPLGVDIPRRKKGGLSRSMIVVIVLSSFTAFVLCCGIAWLLLLKCGASKQNPHAFISSPSKPSGALESRKYRSMLSSSSMSFNSSTVTYTGSAKTFSFNDIERATDCFDHSKVLGEGGFGVVYRGILDDGREVAVKVLKRDDQHGGREFLAEIEMLGRLHHRNLVKLIGICIEDHTRCLVYELVHNGSVESHLHGVDKVNGKLDWDARMKIALGAARGLAYLHEDSSPRVIHRDFKSSNILLEHDFTPKVSDFGLARAALDEGNKHISTHVMGTFGYLAPEYAMTGHLLVKSDVYSYGVVLLELLTGRKPVDLSQPPGQENLVVWARPLLTSKEGLDIIIDPFIKSDISYDSIAKVAAIASMCVQPEVSHRPFMGEVVQALKLVCNEFNETKEIGSKGLGEDFSINVDSKMNRLSGKLSEVSEACQMPSGFGIGRDNNVAISASELLSMPLGPERQNSGSFRRHSISGPLRTSGRHFWQRLKGLSRGSMSEHAFSSKFLQRSH; translated from the exons CTGGCCATTCACATCATTCTATAAGGCCTTCAAGTATTGCTCTTGCGCCTTCGATGCCATCTTTCAGAGATCCTCCAAAGAAATGGTTGCATGGCCCTGCTTCTGGACCATCTTATTTTATTCCTTCTGCCACTAACAGATGGCAAG GTCCTTCAATCTCCCCGTTTCATTCTCCCTTTGCATTGGCACCAAGCTGGAGTTCACATGCCCCCGCAGCATCGGAGATAATTCCATCAGGCCACTTTAGTA TGCCCTTTCTTCAGCCTACAGTTTCTCCTATGAGCTCTTTctacaagaagaagaaggctCCGTCACCATCTATAGTTATGACTCTACCACCTCCTCCTCCTAACGGAG ATTGTGCCATGGTGACATGCACAGAGCCACTGACCTACACACCGCCTGGGTCAGCATGTGGCTGTGTGCGGCCAATTCAAGTTAAGCTTCGTCTTGGCATTGCGATATACACATTCTTCCCTCTGGTTTCAGAGCTAGCTGAGGAAATTGCAGCAAGTGTTGGACTAAATCATAGCCAAGTTCGGATTATGGGGGCAAATGCAGCTAGTCAGCAGCTGGAGAAAAGCACAGTCCTCATCAATCTAGTCCCACGTGGAGTAAAATTTAAGGATACTACTGCCTTTTCAATCTACAGAAAGTTTTGGAAGAGACAAATGTCCATAAAAGCTTCCCTATTCGGTCCCTATGAAGTATTATATGTCCGATATCCAG GTCTTCCACCCTCCCCACCTTTAGCACAATCAGACATTTCTAGTACAAATGATGGACCATATGATAGTGGCGATAACAGTGGACAAGCAATAAAACCATTAGGAGTTGATATCCCCAGGAGGAAAAAAGGTGGGCTTAGCAGAAGCATGATTGTTGTAATTGTCCTGTCATCTTTCACAGCTTTTGTTTTATGCTGTGGAATAGCTTGGCTTTTGCTATTAAAATGTGGAGCATCCAAACAAAATCCTCATGCTTTCATATCCTCTCCTTCAAAACCATCAG GGGCTCTTGAGTCTAGGAAATATCGAAGCATGCTCAGCTCTTCATCAATGTCCTTCAATTCTAGTACAGTGACATACACAGGGTCTGCTAAGACTTTCAGTTTTAATGATATAGAGAGAGCAACTGATTGTTTTGATCATTCAAAAGTACTTGGAGAAGGTGGTTTTGGGGTTGTCTATAGAGGCATTTTAGATGATGGAAGAGAGGTGGCTGTGAAGGTTCTGAAGAGAGATGATCAGCATGGAGGCCGAGAGTTCTTAGCAGAAATTGAGATGCTTGGCCGGCTGCACCACAGAAATCTAGTTAAACTTATTGGTATTTGCATAGAGGACCATACCAGGTGCCTAGTCTACGAACTAGTTCACAATGGAAGTGTTGAATCACATTTACATG GAGTTGACAAGGTAAATGGTAAACTTGATTGGGATGCTCGAATGAAGATTGCCCTTGGTGCAGCTAGAGGCTTAGCCTACTTGCATGAGGACTCTAGCCCTCGTGTTATACATCGAGACTTCAAGTCCAGCAACATCTTGTTGGAACATGATTTTACACCTAAAGTTTCTGATTTTGGATTAGCTAGGGCAGCATTGGATGAGGGAAACAAACACATCTCAACACATGTTATGGGAACTTTTGG TTACCTAGCTCCGGAGTATGCAATGACTGGTCATCTTCTAGTAAAAAGTGATGTTTATAGCTATGGTGTAGTCCTCCTTGAGCTGCTAACTGGAAGGAAGCCTGTGGACTTGTCACAGCCACCAGGTCAAGAGAATCTTGTTGTGTGGGCTCGTCCTCTCCTCACAAGTAAGGAGGGTCTAgacattatcattgatccatTCATAAAGTCTGATATCTCTTATGATAGTATTGCCAAAGTAGCAGCAATTGCATCAATGTGTGTGCAGCCTGAAGTATCTCATAGGCCATTCATGGGTGAAGTTGTCCAAGCATTAAAACTAGTGTGTAACGAATTCAATGAAACAAAGGAGATAGGATCAAAAGGTCTTGGTGAGGACTTCTCGATCAATGTAGATAGTAAGATGAATAGACTTTCAGGTAAGCTGTCCGAAGTTTCAGAGGCCTGTCAGATGCCATCTGGCTTTGGAATTGGTCGTGACAACAATGTAGCGATATCAGCATCAGAGTTGCTGAGTATGCCATTGGGACCTGAGCGACAGAACTCCGGGTCTTTTAGGAGGCACTCTATTTCAGGCCCTCTAAGAACATCAGGAAGGCATTTCTGGCAAAGATTAAAAGGTTTATCTAGAGGAAGCATGAGTGAGCATGcattttcatccaaatttttgcAAAGATCCCATTAA